In Bacteroidota bacterium, the sequence GCTGGCGACGATTTACGAGCTGATGTCTCTGATCGCATTTACTTTGCTGGCAGTCTATGTCTTTGCCGAACTTCGCCTTTCGAGGGAGACGTCGGGGACAGGTTTCTTTGTGACGGCTGTGGCATTCTTGCTGCAACTTGCGTCCTCGCTGACTATCGGTAGCGAAAGCGTGCCGGAGCTTAAACCCCTCCTCAAAAACCCGATTTTCAATCTTCATGTAACTACTTCTGTCTTCGGGTATGCCGCGCTCATTCTTGCAGCGATTTATGGCAGCTTGTATTTATTGCTCGATCGTGCGCTTCGGCGAAATGAATATGGTGCGCTCTTCGAGCATATTCCAAGCCTTTCACGACTGGAGCGATATGGCACTCGTGCTACGGCTGCCGGATTTATCTTTCTCACACTGGCAATCGTGCTTGGTGGCATATTGCTGAGGGAGTTTCCTCCTGTGGCAAGCTCCGGCGCCCTGCTGCTCGATCCAAAAGTGTTGATGACCCTGCTCGTATGGCTGGTCTTTGGCGTGACATTGCTCATTCGGCAGTTCGCACATGTAGAAGGCCGCAGATTGGTGCTGTTCTGGATGTCTGGTTTCGCGCTGACGGTGATTTCCATGACGATTATCAATACGATCGGTACCAATTTCCATAGTTTCCTCTAAATCTCCAGTGCCGCAATCGCTCATATCGGTCAGTATTTCGCATCACCGGGCGCCGGTCGAGGTGCGGGAACGGCTGCATCTCAAAGAGCCGGAAGCGCGTGCACTGCTGGAGCGGATGAAACCTGAAATTGCCCGGGAAGCACTCATCGTTTCGACCTGCAACCGTACCGAGCTGTATGCCTTACCAGTTTCCGAGCAGGTTTCCAGCGAGTACCTCATCGATTTCTTACTTGGGGCCAAAGGGATTCCTCATGCGGAGGTCGGGGCCTATCGCGATTACTTCGAGCGCATGTCCTATTGCGACTCGATCCTGCATCTTTTTCGAGTGGCCAGCGGTACCGATTCGCAGATCATTGGCGATCAGCAAATTCTTTCGCAGGTCAAGGATGCGTTTCGCATCGCGACCGAATCCGGCGCATCCGGCAGCATCCTGACCAAGCTGGCCCATGCTGCGTTCCGGGCAGCCAAGCGCGTCATTTCCGAGACTTCGCTCATGACTGGCGCTGCAACGATCTCCTTCGCGGCCGTCGAGCTTTCCCGAAAAATTTACGACGATCTTCGCTCCCGCCGGGTGCTCATTATTGGTGCCGGCGAGAGTGCTGAACTCGTCGCGAAGCACTTTGCCGAGCGTGGCGTGCGCTCGCTGACTGTTGCGAATCGGACGCTTGAGCGTGCAACGACGTTGCTCGCTAATGCCACGGAAGGCGAAGGCCGCGCGATCGAACTGGCCCAGTTGCCGGAAGCTCTCTCGTCGTCCGATATTGTCGTCAGCGCGACGTCCGCATCTGGTTTTGTTCTGACCAAGGAGATGGTCCAAGCCGCGCTCAAAAAACGCGAGTCATCGAGTCCACTCGTGCTGGTCGATATTGCTGTCCCACGCGACATCGATCCCGAAACGCGCCGGCTGCCGAACGTCTTCCTGAAGGACATCGACGATCTCCGCGCCATGGTCGATCAGAACCTGGAGCGCCGCAAACTCGAAATTCCGAAGGCCGAAACGATTGTTCGCGAAGAACTCGATCATTTTCTCCAGACGCTCTCCAAGCTCGAAGTTGGACCGACCATCAAGGAGCTTCGCGAGAAGTTCGAAGCCGTCCGCCGCGAAGAGCTCGACCGCCACCGAGCCAAATTGGACGAGAAGTCATTCGCCATGATGGACGAAATGACTCGCCGCATGATGAATCGGTTGCTCCACCAGCCCATGGTGACCCTGAAGGAGCCGGCTGGCGCAGGCCGCACCTACGGTGCTCGCCAGCCTTCGAACGACGACATGATGACCCGTATCGAGATTGTCCGAAAGCTATTCGCGCTCGATGGCAACGGCGAGGAGTAGCTGCCTCTTAGTTGACGGCATCCCAATTCAACTGACTGGACTCCAGTAACGGAGAATATCCCGTTGAATCAATTCACTCCTATGTCATTCCTGTGAAAGCGGGAATCCAGGTTCTCTTCTTTCCGCCAGTCCCAAGTTGTGCATCCGTTCTCACGGAAACGTACCATTGGTGCGCAAGCAGCCCAGTTCACCGAATCGGAAGTTAAGTGAAGAGTACCCCTTCCATCTATTACAACGCTGCTCGACCCTTCCGGTGTTGCAGTGACATCAAAAACTCATATATTCAACTGCAGAATTAATGCAATATTCATAAGTCCTCATTCTAATTAGCGAAGAGAACCCATTCCACCCTATATAACAAGGTTCGACCCATCCGGCATCGCAAGTTTTCGATGAATTTTGCATACTGTTCTGGCCAGAATGGACAGACCGCGAGTTGCAGCGCTCGCTTAAGCTTGCGCGAATCTGTGTAACGGCGATGGACCCGCCAGTTCGCGCGAAATGGTCTACAAACTTGTGGAGGTTGAAGTCGGATTGGTCTTCGCGATTCTAACGGCCTGCGAGATGTTTTTCTTGAAAAGTAGGTGTAACCTTTTGCTATCTCGCTGGTCTTCTATAAGTAGAAGCTTGGTTTCTCACGAACGTTTGGGAGGTTTCCCATGAAACGATTGCTCGTAGCGGTATTTCTCCTCCTCGGAGCCAGCCTAACGGCCAGCCGTGCCAAGGCGCAGGTGGATTCATGTCTCGCGCTTTACCAGAATATGACCTCAATGCCGAAAGACTCCACCATCGAGAATCCCGACAGTCTCAGGATTGACACATGTCATCCATGCCACACAAATTTTGGGGAGTTACCATGTACGTGGTACGCCAAACGGACATTTCTCACCATCTTCAAATATTACATTTTTCCCGACTCGATTCCGCCTACAGGTTATGGTGTCGTGCGTCAATGGTGGCAGATTGATTCAACGTTTCCCGAAGTCAGAAGGCACATGCAACTTATCGAGCAGCGATTCGGACACTTTGACTTACAATACCGGCAAATGGGCAGCGGGTGGGATACGTCCAGTTATCTTGCAAAAGGATGGAAGTTCTATTTCGACCAATACGTGAACGTTGATAGCGCGCTTGGCTACATAGACTCGTTGCCCGACCTTGAGGTCAACCTACTTGGCCATGTTCATGTGAGCTTTTACGACGGGCTGAATACTTACTTTGGCGGACATAGCGACGTTGAGCAAATACCTGACCGCCATTCGCGCACACATGCCTGGCCACAGCCATGTTCAAGCGAGCTTGTGTTGCAGGGAGAAGGCAGGATTGATATTCCCGATGTTCTTGACTTGCTCGGGCGTCACCTGGCACCCCCCACTCGATTTGAAGACGACTCGACCCTCCACATCGATCTTACGACGGTGCCAAGCGGCATCTTATTCTTAAAACTCCCCCAACAGGTTATTAAAATAACCGTCAGAAAGTGACATCTTGAATTGTCGCCGACCCCCGACACTGAGCTACTGGCGGAGCTATCGATCTCTGGTTGCGATATGTCCGTTGGCACCGATCATGATCGTGCGCTGTGGTGTGGCGTAGTTCACATCGATCCAGCGTGCCGAGCCGAGCGTAGCGTGTGGCCAGGTGGCGCCCTGATCCGTCGATTCGAGCACATTACCCGCATAGCCTGCGGCAGTGAGGATCCCGGCAGCTCCCGAGGCGATGCCCTGCACGGGATACTGCAAATGCGAAATCGTGCTCCATGTTTGTCCCGCATCGTCGGTCCGGAGCAATGCGCCGCCTGTTGGATCGGCACTTCCATCTGTCTGTTGCAGAATGCCACACGCGAAGCCCGTCTGTGCGTTCAGGAATGTCGAACGCGTGATTTGGTATTGCGGCACATCGTTGGCCGAACGATTCCAGGTTTGTCCCGCGTCGGTCGTCCAGTATGAGGTACCGAATTTGCCAAGCGCGATGCCATAGGTCGCCGACAAAAATCGGATGTGATAAAATGAACCAGTCGAAATACTGAGGACGCGGTTCCAGGTTGCTCCACCATCAGAGGTCCTCCAGAGTTCACCGTTGGAGCCTGGTGGTGTGGAATAGGCATCCGCCGTGCCGAGAATGCCGACGGTCGGCGAGGCAAATGCCATGCAACGCAAATTGTAGCTGGTGCTGATCGGAATCGCGGACCACGTATGGCCGCCATCATTGGTGCGCCACACATTATATCCATCACCGGCGGCAAGTCCGTTGGTGGCATCAAAAAAGTGGATGCCATAGACGCCCGTTCCGGATTCGGAGGAGACCGGGACCGTTGCGAGCCTTGCCCAGGTCGTACCACTGTCGATGCTGCGAAGCACGGTACCGCCATCGCCGCCCACGAATCCAAGCTGTGGACTCAGAAACTCGCTGATAATCAGGTCTTCGGTTGTACCCGATTGACGATAGACCCACAGTGAATCATCCCAATCAGGGCTTTGGACGTACACGGTATCAAACTCCGTCGTGACTCGCTGGCGGCAGCTATTCAGACTTAGCATCGAGATGACCCCGAATGCCACAACGACCAGCGCGAGCGAGAAACCAATGACCTTCTTCATGTTACGGTATTGACTGTTGTTCAATCGGACAATTTTGTGGCAGACCAAGTCAAAAAACCGAAGTATTGGTTCCTTGGAAACGCACCCATGCGGCACCCGTCAACGGAAGGACCTGTTCTCGGCATTTCATGGCAAGAGTATTACTCGGAATGTCGGGTGGTGTGGATTCCTCCGTGGCGGCAGCGCTGCTCCGCGAGGAAGGCCACGACGTGATCGGCATGACCATCAAGACCTACAATTACGAGGACATCGGCGGCAACCTCAATAATGATACATCGTGCTGCTCGCTCGATGGCATCAACGATGCCCGCCGCGTGGCCGCCCGACTGAAGATCCCGCATTATGTCACCGATATGACCGAGGAATTCGGTCGCGAGATCATTCAGTATTTTACCGAGACCTATCTTGCCGGTGAGACACCGAATCCTTGTGTGAAGTGCAACCGTGAAATAAAATGGGCGGCGATGCTCCGCAAGGCAGACCAGTTAAGCTGCGAGTATATCGCGACAGGGCACTACGCACATCTCCGCAACGAGGACGGTCGCATGATCCTCTCGAAGTCCGCCGATACGACCAAGGATCAGACGTATGCGCTCTGGTCGGTGCGTGAGGAGCATTTGCACCGCACGCTGTTTCCACTGCAGAAATATACAAAGGCTGAAGCACGACTTGTTGCGGAGAAGTACCAGCTTTCCGTTGCGAAAAAGCACGAGAGCTACGAGATTTGTTTCGTGCAGGATAATGACTACCGCCGGTTCCTCAAGGATCGGGTCAGTGCAGCCAAGATAATCGCACCACGCGCGGGCGCTTTTGTACTCAAGGGTGAGACGGTCGGACAGCACGACGGTCTTCCATTCTACACAATCGGACAGCGGAAGGGACTGGGCCTGAGTATTCCTTCACATCCTGCGCCGCTTTACGTTACGGGTCTCGACGTACTCAATAATCATGTCCATCTCGGAGATGATGACGATTTACTGTCGAGTCAACTCGTGGCCCATCACTTGAATCTCATTAAGTACGACGCCTTGCCGAGTGCGGGTTTGCGTGTTACCGCAAAGATCCGATACAAGGACGAGGGTGCGCTCGCAACGGCAATTCCAGTTGCCGGCGACCGCATGCGCGTGATCTTCGATGAACCACGACGCGCCATCACACCGGGGCAATCGGTCGCACTCTATGAAGGTGACGATCTCATCGGTGGTGGTATTATCGAAAAAAGTGAATTAATATGATTGCTCGTACCAAATCAAACCTCGCTCTTGCGGTTCTGACCGTAGCATTTATTGCTGGCTGTAATACCGTTACACCGCCTCAGCAATACAACCCCGGCAGTTTCGCGGCCGATTTCGCGAACGCGGATGGCGTGCCGTCCTACTTCACTGCAACGAATGCATTGGCGGTGCAGGTCGGTGCCGAGTATTCCATCTCCGCCACAGAAGCCACGCACCAGGGGACGAATGAGATCGACATATCCGGAATTCCTGCCACCGTGACGACAACGACTTCAAGTCAGTCTCCAACGCTGAACATTCGGTATTACGATGCCACGACCAATCAGGATTTCGAGGCTCGCTCCGGCAGTGGTTTCTGCAGTATGACGGTTACGCAGACCTCGCCGACTCTCCAAGGTACGTTCACGGGACGACTGGTATCGAGTGGGCGCGCCGATAGCATCCGCGCAATAACGAGTGGGAATTTCAACGCATCCTTCTAAGCCATCCTTCTAAGGCATCCTTCTACGCAAGTCCGCATGGCCGATCAGGCAATCGCTCAGACCACCAAAGATACTCTCGCCCGCTACCGCACCGAAGCCCTTCAGGGTGGCGGATCAAAGCGCATTGAAGACCAGCATCGTAAAGGAAAGCTGACGGCCCGCGAGCGGCTCGAACTGCTGCTCGACTCTGGCAGCTTCGAAGAGTTCGACATGTTCGCCCGACATCGATCGACGGATTTCGGTCTTGAAAAACAGCGGCCGCTCGGCGATGGCGTTGTGACCGGCTGCGGACGCATTAACGGTCGCTTCGTCTACGTTTTCAGTCAGGATTTTACCGTGTTCGGTGGCTCATTATCCGAGTCTCACGCGGAAAAGATCGTGAAGGTCATGGAAATGGCGATGAAGACCGGCGCGCCGATCATCGGCCTGAATGACTCAGGCGGAGCGCGCATTCAGGAAGGCGTTGTTTCGCTCGGAGGCTATGCAGATATTTTTCTTCTGAATACGTTGGCCTCTGGCGTGGTGCCGCAAATTTCTGCCGTGCTTGGCCCATGCGCAGGCGGCGCAGTGTATTCTCCTGCGATTACCGATTTTGTTTTCATGGTCGAGGGCACCAGTTACATGTTCGTCACAGGGCCGAACGTGGTGAAGACCGTGACACACGAGGATGTAACAAGTGAAGCGCTTGGCGGTGCGGATACGCATGCGCAGAAATCGGGCGTGGCGCACTTTGCGGTGCCGAACGAACTTGATTGTATCAATGGCATTCGGACGCTCATGAGCTTCCTTCCACAGAACAATCGTGAGAAGACACCGCGCTCAGTCAGTGATGATGATCCGACGCGCGTTTGCACTGCAACGCAGGATATCATTCCCGACTCGCCGAACAAGCCATACGACATGCACGTCGTGATCGAAGATGTTGCCGACAAAGGGAGCTTCTTCGAAGTCCACCGCGATTTTGCGACGAACATCATCGTTGGCTTTGCGCGATTAGATGGCGAAGCAATCGGCATCGTAGCGAACCAACCACTCTCGATGGCGGGCGTGCTCGATATTGATTCCAGCACAAAGGGCGCGCGCTTCGTCCGGTTCTGCGATGCGTTCAACATTCCGATCGTGGTCTTCGAGGACGTTCCGGGATTCCTGCCCGGCACCGATCAGGAGTGGCGTGGCATCATTCGTCACGGCGCAAAGCTGCTCTATGCCTTTGCGGAAGCGACGGTGCCAAAGGTAACGGTCATCACGCGCAAAGCCTACGGCGGTGCGTATGACGTGATGAACTCCAAGCACATTCGCGGTGACATTAATTATGCGTGGCCAACGGCAGAGATCGCGGTCATGGGTCCTAAAGGCGCAGTAGAAATTATTTTCAAGAAAGAGATTGAAGAGGCCCGCGTCGCTGGAGGCGATCCCGCCGCCAAGGCCCGCGAGGAAGAGCTAACGAACGAGTACCGCACGCGCTTCGCCAATCCCTTCATCGCAGCCGAGCGCGGATACATCGACGATGTAATCGAGCCGGAAGAAACCCGCATCCGCCTCATCCGCGCACTCAAGATGCTCGCGACAAAGCAAGATACGAACCCATGGAAGAAGCATGGGAATATACCCCTCTAATGACCCGCATCTATCACTTCATCACCAAATCCGATCTCGATCAACACCTCGATGCGAAAGTATTTCGGGTCCCTTCGTTGGCAGGTCAAGGCTTCATCCATTGCTCGAAGATCGATCAGGTTTTGGATGTTGCGAATTACATAGCACCCTACAGCGAGGAAATGCTGCTTTTGGAGATTGACGAGGCGAAAGTCTTGCCGGAAATCCGATATGAGAACCTGGAGGGCGGCGAGCGGCTCTTCCCGCATATCTATGGTCCGCTCAACCGGGATGCGATCCTGGCCATTCACCCACTGGACTGGGATGGCGAAGATGGTTATCAACTACCGGAAGTCCTCCGAAACGATTTGGCGTAAGCGGCGTTTAGCACTCGCCTTCGTGCCCTAAAGGGCACGGCTAGAGGCAACATCGGGGCGTGGCGCAGCTGGTAGCGCACCTGCTTTGGGAGCAGGGGGTCGCACGTTCGAATCGTGTCGCCCCGACAACATGAGGATGAGGGATGAAGGCTGAGGGGAGGATGGTGGGCTCGTTCTGTCTCAATTCAGGCATTCATTTTTGACCTCTCGTGACTCTCGACACCCGAACGCGGATTTGGGTCAGGCCGTTAGTAGTCCCACATGAATCGGCCGTTTTCTTTACTCGCCACACTCTCCGTTTTCCTCCTCTGTGCTCTTGCTGGCATTGCCAACGATGCGAGCGCGCAGTCCCAACGTCTTAGTCTTTCGACAGATGTCTCGCCACGGTCGATTATCGTCAAGTTTCCGAGCGCTGCTGCGATGCAGGATACTGCTCTTCTGGCGCGGTTAAGCGGTGTCAGTGGTAGCCGTGACATCATTCGGCCAGTCTTTAAGAATCACTCTGTTGCTGTGGGCTTTAGCCTGCGGAGTTCCGATCCGTTCGGTCTTTCACGAATTGTGCAGGTGCCGCTCCGTGAAGGGGTGAATGCTCAGGATGCTGTTCGAGCACTCGCCGTTGGCAACGCATTCGAGTATGTCGAGCCCAATTTCCGGTACCACCTCGAAGGGACAGTTGTCCCCAACGATTCGCTCTTCAGTGGTCAGTGGTGGCTCCGGAATATTCATGCGCCCGAGGCATGGACAATTACCGAAGGGGACTCCACGATCAAGATCGGCTTCGTCGATACGGGTATCGATTGGCTTCATCCCGATCTCAAGAATCAACTCGCAGTCAATCCACTCGAAGACATCAATCATAACGGTTATTTTGATCCATGGCCAAATGACCAGTTAGGGATCGATGCGCGCGGCGATACCGTCACGGGCGATCTTGATGGAATCGATCATGATGGCAACGGCTACGCAAACGATGTGATCGGGTATAATTTTGTCGATCAGGAAATTCCGAATGTCGGCCACTGGTCTGGCCGCGATGCCATTCCGGTGGACGAGAATGGGCATGGGACCGCAGTGGCTGGAGTTCTTGCGGCGGAGCAGAACAATCACACTGGTGTGAGCGGCGTCGCACCAAAGTGCAAGCTTGTCGCACTCCGTGCCTTCACTGCGGATGGCGCCGGTGAGGATGATGATATTGCTTCTGCCATTGTCTATGCCGCCGATAACGGCGTCCGCATCCTCAATCTCTCGTTTGGTGATGTTATTCCGTCACTCATGCAGCGGGATGCCATTCGCTACGCCACCAGCAAGGGGATGCTAGTGTTCGCTTCAAGCGGTAATGCCGGTGGAGATGGACCACATTATCCTTCGGATTTCGATGATGTTGTTTCGGTCGGTGGCACTTCGAATTATCCCTCTGAAGATGCACTCTACGGATTCACGACGCATGGTGAAGGAATGGATGTCGTCGCGCCCGGAGAGAATGTGCTCACGACCTGGCCCAACGGCCATTACCAGAGTCTTGCCGGTACAAGCATGAGTTCTCCGATCGCCGCTGGAGTGGCTGCGCTCTTGCTTTCGGAACATCCGAGTTACACGTCGCTTGAATTGCGTTCGGTCCTCGCATCGACCGCTCAGGATGTCTTCACGCCGGGATACGATCATTACAGCGCCAACGGTCGTGTCGATGCGCTTCGTGCGCTTACCTATCCGGGCGGCGCGGCGATAAAGATTACTTCGCCGAACGTGCGCGATGAATTTCACATGGGTGATACCATTCGCATTGCCGGCAGTGCGATGTCAACGCTCTTCGCGAGCTACTCGATTGATTACGCTCGCGGCAACAATCCCGATACAAATCCATCGGTCAACAATTGGAGGAACATTGCGACCGGAAGTTCGCAGATGCTCGATAGCTTGCTTGCAACGTGGGACACTCATGACATTACACAAACCGGAGAGTACACACTTCGCTTAGTCGTTCGGTCGAGTGACCGACGTACGACCGAGGAGCATGTGATCGTTCGGCTCGCGAGTACACCGCCGCGATTCCAGGCATTCGAAGTGGATTCCGTCTTTGCCAATGGCGACCGTGGATTGCTGGTCCGAGCAAATTCGGATCTGTTCACGCAACTCGAGGTGCAGTATGCCGCACCCGGTGCGGGTGTTTCCAGCAAACTCGATGACAAGACCGGACGCGAACATGCGGTGCTCATTAAACGCGAGGAGGCGCAGGTCGGCGTGCCGCTAACGATCACGGCTATACTTCGCGCGCCGAACGGAGACACGAGCACGATGCGGTCAACTGCAACGATACTCGATCAAGCATTCTCCGATCAGGGCTTTGCCCAACAGCCGTATTCATTGCCGGCGGGCTATGTGCTGGATACGGTCCTTTCGACACCTGGAGGCGATAATGTTGTGATGCTGAATTACGCTGAGCAACAGATCAAAGTATTCTCGTTCGATGGGCATGCATTTCATGCTGTTGATTCTCTGGCCGACACTTCATTTCCGATCGCACTTGGAAATTCCATGGGCGACGGAAAGCCAGAACTGATGACCGAGTATCTTGGAAGCTGTCCCGCGCTCTCGTGCGGCACGACACGTGTCTACAAACAGAATGCTGCACACACTCTTCTGGGGGATCTGATTTTTCGAAGTGATACGATTCGCGGCAGCACGTTCGCCAAACTTGCTCCGGATGGTAAGCAGCAGATTGTCGGCATGATCGACAGCTCGTACCGTGCTTATGAATACAGCAACGGCATTTATCAATTGCTGGGCACGATGGTGAACACAGCGCCGACGACATATTACAATCCCTCCGGATCCTATAACCCGAATGGACAACCGAACTCCGCGCACGCCGATCTGGACGGAAAGGGATACGAGAATCTGATCACGCTGGATGCGGCCGGAAGCCTTGTAGTATATGCCTATGATGCCTCGTCCCCGACCCGATTCAAGCCTGTCTTCATCGATGCCAATGCCGCGAGCGCCGATGGATCACTCGTAGCGACCGGTGATTTCGATGGCGATGGCAGGCCTGATATTGCGTATGCGTTTCATCCGATTGGATCGGAGTTCGATACGACCGGCGATGAGCCAGCACAATTCTGGACCATTCGGGTGCTCCGAAATAAAGGCGGGATGACCTTCGAGCGAATCATGGAGGAGCAATTCTTCGATCGAAGTACATTCTCCGGCGGATTCGGCTCTTCCTGTGTCTCCAGTGTGCCTAACATTACTGGTGGTCGCGCGAGACAACTTGCGCTTACACTTTTTCCGAATTTCTATTTGATGGAATTCGATTCGGCGTCACAAACGATGAAGCCAATCTGGCGATTTCCACTTGCATCATCAGCACGCGGCCCGATCGCGTGGGATTTCGATCGCAATGGCAAGCGCGAACTCGGATTCCTGGCTGGTGACTCTGTTCGCTTTTTCGAGCCGATTGGTACGCTCGCTTCTCGGGTACCATCGCCTGGAGGACTCCTCGTCTCGCCACGCGATACGAATCGTGTTGACATGGAATGGGCGCCAGTCGAACGTGCAACGAGTTACCAGGTTCTGAGAGCCGATCCCGGAGATAATGGCTACACGATCATCGATACTTCGCTCGTACCAAGGTATTCCGATACCACAGTCAGCAACAATGAAGTCCATATCTATTCTGTCGCGGCTGTCTCTTCCAACTTCCGGGTTGACACAAGTCTTGCGGCGTTTGGCGTTGAAGCGCTGGTACATCCGATGCCGAGACTGATCAGCGCATCCGCCGCGAATCACTCCGTGTCAGTTCGCACCTCACAACCGCTCCGGACCGCACGGCCTGCGGCCGGATGGATTAGGATTGATGATTCGATTTCTCCAGAGTCAATCGCGATGAGTTCGGATAGCGAGATGGTGCTTGGTCTT encodes:
- the ccsA gene encoding cytochrome c biogenesis protein CcsA; translation: MSALVLILRDALPALYAGLVFYFGRTFFRPVDTARRLKYGLPAAYVVIAIHALYIGAYTATEHHELLATIYELMSLIAFTLLAVYVFAELRLSRETSGTGFFVTAVAFLLQLASSLTIGSESVPELKPLLKNPIFNLHVTTSVFGYAALILAAIYGSLYLLLDRALRRNEYGALFEHIPSLSRLERYGTRATAAGFIFLTLAIVLGGILLREFPPVASSGALLLDPKVLMTLLVWLVFGVTLLIRQFAHVEGRRLVLFWMSGFALTVISMTIINTIGTNFHSFL
- the hemA gene encoding glutamyl-tRNA reductase, which encodes MPQSLISVSISHHRAPVEVRERLHLKEPEARALLERMKPEIAREALIVSTCNRTELYALPVSEQVSSEYLIDFLLGAKGIPHAEVGAYRDYFERMSYCDSILHLFRVASGTDSQIIGDQQILSQVKDAFRIATESGASGSILTKLAHAAFRAAKRVISETSLMTGAATISFAAVELSRKIYDDLRSRRVLIIGAGESAELVAKHFAERGVRSLTVANRTLERATTLLANATEGEGRAIELAQLPEALSSSDIVVSATSASGFVLTKEMVQAALKKRESSSPLVLVDIAVPRDIDPETRRLPNVFLKDIDDLRAMVDQNLERRKLEIPKAETIVREELDHFLQTLSKLEVGPTIKELREKFEAVRREELDRHRAKLDEKSFAMMDEMTRRMMNRLLHQPMVTLKEPAGAGRTYGARQPSNDDMMTRIEIVRKLFALDGNGEE
- a CDS encoding YCF48-related protein; this encodes MKKVIGFSLALVVVAFGVISMLSLNSCRQRVTTEFDTVYVQSPDWDDSLWVYRQSGTTEDLIISEFLSPQLGFVGGDGGTVLRSIDSGTTWARLATVPVSSESGTGVYGIHFFDATNGLAAGDGYNVWRTNDGGHTWSAIPISTSYNLRCMAFASPTVGILGTADAYSTPPGSNGELWRTSDGGATWNRVLSISTGSFYHIRFLSATYGIALGKFGTSYWTTDAGQTWNRSANDVPQYQITRSTFLNAQTGFACGILQQTDGSADPTGGALLRTDDAGQTWSTISHLQYPVQGIASGAAGILTAAGYAGNVLESTDQGATWPHATLGSARWIDVNYATPQRTIMIGANGHIATRDR
- the mnmA gene encoding tRNA 2-thiouridine(34) synthase MnmA, producing MARVLLGMSGGVDSSVAAALLREEGHDVIGMTIKTYNYEDIGGNLNNDTSCCSLDGINDARRVAARLKIPHYVTDMTEEFGREIIQYFTETYLAGETPNPCVKCNREIKWAAMLRKADQLSCEYIATGHYAHLRNEDGRMILSKSADTTKDQTYALWSVREEHLHRTLFPLQKYTKAEARLVAEKYQLSVAKKHESYEICFVQDNDYRRFLKDRVSAAKIIAPRAGAFVLKGETVGQHDGLPFYTIGQRKGLGLSIPSHPAPLYVTGLDVLNNHVHLGDDDDLLSSQLVAHHLNLIKYDALPSAGLRVTAKIRYKDEGALATAIPVAGDRMRVIFDEPRRAITPGQSVALYEGDDLIGGGIIEKSELI
- a CDS encoding acyl-CoA carboxylase subunit beta, yielding MADQAIAQTTKDTLARYRTEALQGGGSKRIEDQHRKGKLTARERLELLLDSGSFEEFDMFARHRSTDFGLEKQRPLGDGVVTGCGRINGRFVYVFSQDFTVFGGSLSESHAEKIVKVMEMAMKTGAPIIGLNDSGGARIQEGVVSLGGYADIFLLNTLASGVVPQISAVLGPCAGGAVYSPAITDFVFMVEGTSYMFVTGPNVVKTVTHEDVTSEALGGADTHAQKSGVAHFAVPNELDCINGIRTLMSFLPQNNREKTPRSVSDDDPTRVCTATQDIIPDSPNKPYDMHVVIEDVADKGSFFEVHRDFATNIIVGFARLDGEAIGIVANQPLSMAGVLDIDSSTKGARFVRFCDAFNIPIVVFEDVPGFLPGTDQEWRGIIRHGAKLLYAFAEATVPKVTVITRKAYGGAYDVMNSKHIRGDINYAWPTAEIAVMGPKGAVEIIFKKEIEEARVAGGDPAAKAREEELTNEYRTRFANPFIAAERGYIDDVIEPEETRIRLIRALKMLATKQDTNPWKKHGNIPL
- a CDS encoding DUF952 domain-containing protein; the encoded protein is MTRIYHFITKSDLDQHLDAKVFRVPSLAGQGFIHCSKIDQVLDVANYIAPYSEEMLLLEIDEAKVLPEIRYENLEGGERLFPHIYGPLNRDAILAIHPLDWDGEDGYQLPEVLRNDLA